The sequence AGAAACACACTGTGCATCCTGATTTGCTGCTGCACACCACGTGCCAACACATCTGACAGCGCGCGGTGCGCTGCCATCATTTGGCTGTTCTGTCGAGGGTAGGCTCCCGATCTTACACTGTCGCCCTCAGAGGTGTGCCGTTGCATCGCGATTCGTGTCCCGAAAAGTGTCGCGACGTGAGCGCTCAAAAGCTCGCGCTCTGATCAGTCCATCATGCCTGATTGTGGAAGGGATCTATATCAAGGAGACGCAGTGGGGGCGTGAGGCTGTCTTGATGCTCTACGCGACTTGGCCATTCACTTTCAGACCTGTTGTAGGATACAGTTGCTTTCTTCACGTATTTCTTCAGTTTGTAGTGACCGCGTTAGCGCCCAAGGCATGGCCCCTATATTCGGCAGCGCCACTGTCCCTTCAgtccgccgccagcaggtGGCATTGCCGCGTACGAATATAAATTCGACATGTCTTCAGCACTTGTCTTGCTTTACAGCTGCAACCAATGGTGGTGCAGGTGCATTCTTTACTCGCCGGTGTGTTGACAATGTTGTGTGTGATACTTCAGCTTCAACAGTATGTACGCGAATTTTCGCGAAAGGAGATTGCTCCCAACGCAGCTCGCTGGGACAAGGATAATTCTTTCCCAAAAGTATGATCGAGCGGCGAAGATCATTGGTTTAGGTTGTTGTTGCTGGACGTTATTCCACGTTTGTGCCGCTACTTGAACAACGGGGGCTATCAGCTACGAGTAAACGCAGGGTTTGACGTGAAAAGTCATGAGACGCAACGGGCGCCTCAGAATCTGAATTGACAGTGACAGAATGTATACGTGTATACATTCTGTATACGTGTATACGAGCGATTCGTGTGAGAGAAAGAAGATTTCTTTGTCCGTATGTCGCGGTATCTCCCGGTGTTACTTGTGTCAGCACCTTCTGCCGCTGATGGGCAGTTGCGGGCTTCTTGGGCCAACAGCACCAACGGAGCACGGTACGAGAATACAGTACTTTTAGCTTACTGTGTTGTTTTTAAAAAATGAGTTACAGTGGCTAATTACAGGTTCATCTTCGCCCGCATAgccggcctcgctgcgtATCGTTGGGATGTCTGCAAGTTGGAGGTCTGCCGAGCCGCGTTGAGTTGCCGAAGCTTTGTGCGCCACGTTCCCTTTTTGTGAAAGTTCTATTTTTCCAGGCAGCCGTTTCATCTCGTTAGCTGCGATATCCTATGTAAACCCTCAGAAATGGCCAGCTGTAGGGCACACTTACCTGGGCTGCTAGTTAGAGAGCCAGTAGTGGCAGAACCAATTAAACCCGTATGTTGGAAAACCAGATGCAAAGGCTTATAGCGATCTCAACGCTTCAGAGCGATAGTACTGAAAAGCGTGATCGTTCGCGTTTTTCAGGATACTCCACCTGCACGCGCTAATCTGCGAATGTATCTATACATGCACTACCTGCTTCCTTGGAAGAAGGGTTGACGTTAAACCTTCGGCATTCTCTGTGTGAATTACAGTGCAGGCGTGTGGGCTGTGCTGTCGCTCTACCTTGTATGCCGCCTTCAGGTGGTCTCGGGCTTGATTTTCTCTCTCATGTCATTATTATGGAGGAGATTTCTCGCGCGTCAGCTGGGATCGGGCTTTCGTACGGGGCACACTCGAATCTCTGCATAAACCAGGTATTTATTTCAATACACTCAGTGCAACATCTGGAACGTCATTGTTGACATTTTTGAGGTCTCAGTTTGAGTTCCTGATGGCAGGGGTCCGAACTGTATACTGACCATATATACTAAGGAAACTGCACAAATCATATTCTCACTCATCCTACgtgagagaggcgcagatcAGTACAATGGTGATGCCAAAGGCCGCACCCCTCAACCGCCAGCCGGCACCTGGGTTTCCTAAGTGTGCTGAATTTCTTTGTGTCCTCACCATTGTAGCAAACGAAGCACTATTCATACGCTTTGTTGACAGTGCTTTCAACCCCCAACGTGCCGCAAGGCGCAGAGGTCCCACGCTTGCCGGCCAACGCACTGTAATCATGGAGTCGTGGTCAAGCCGTGATGTAAGGCACCGATTGCAAGTTGCAGAAAAGCCACAAACTCATTACAGGACTTGTGTGTGTTGCGATTTCAACAGATTTCCAGATGGGGTACGACGGATCAGCATCAAAGGTTTCTTCCTCCGGTGAGGCGACTCTACGAGACCGGCGCGTCACTGTTGTGCATACGGGATCAGATATAATAAATATATGTAAATATCTATGCATGTGTGTTTACAGCAGTTAGAGCGCAGAAGGTTATTGCCGTGGCAAAGGTTGTCCTCTGTTATATAGAAAAGCTGTTGTCCACCACTGCAGACCCCTTGCAGACAACCGTGAATAAAATGCCAGATAGTGTATAGGGTCTAACATTCGTACGCGACCCAACATGTTTTTCCAACTTTCTTGCCACCAGCGTCTCACGGCTGCGCCTCAGGACTGAGGATTGGATAGAGTTTCCTCGTGATTTCCGGAtatttgtgtgtttgtgcaGCTGCTTCGTGGCCATGCTGTGGGTGCTCTGGCGATGTCTGAGCCCGTAAGACTTTGAGGCATTGACGCTCTTCGTTTTCACCataaaaccctaaacccaaGGCAGAACCTCGCTACGCTTTGTTTACCGCTTGTTCAGGAAAGCAAGGTGTGCGATGTATATGTGCATTTacttatatgtatatatatatatatatatatgtatatatcaCACTACCTGCTCGTTGTGCACGCCGATTGTTTTCTCTTGTGGACGTTTTTGTATTACTTGAAAATGCGTGCACCTGTACCCCTGCAGTGCCGCAGGAGCTCGCAGAGAAGCATATAAGCACACCGACACAAGTGTACGCCACTAAGTCAATCGTTTTTCTTATCGCGatctgctgcgcgtgtctgTGGAATCAGGAAGCCGGAAGCGATGTCCTGGGAATGCGAAGCCAATCTCGTCCTAACGGTACCGTCCAACTGGGAAGCGTGTTTCCTTCAACAAAACCGAGAACAACCTGATACATGATCCTCTCTCATACATGATAACTGATCCATCATTTTTCTAGTTGGCAGCTGAAACTCTAACTTGGGCTCACCAGTGGGCCTACGGCGGCCAAGGATAAGTGCTACACGCTTGAGCGCTGTTCTCGTGTTGCGCGTAGGCGGATTATGATGTCGTGTGTCGCCTCCGCTAGCATGTCTCTTAACAGTGGAAATCTTAGTCTGTTTAAATCTTCTTCTTGCATGGGTCTTCAGTCTGTGCGTGTTCACAGGGAGACGTGATAATTAAGTTTGTGCATAGTCCCGCATGCATATCAACAGCAGGCATGTCTGTAGCTAGAGCGTGTCTTATGACGACTACGCGGCATGTGTTTATCCCAACGCCAGACGACGCGAGCAGTCACATGGGTATAGATTCTTCTGTGGCCTCGAGTCGAGCATCTGTGCTGATATTACACGGGGCGTGCCAAAACTAATATGTTCCTGCTGATGGTGCTTTTCAGAGGATGGATCCTATACGGTAAGAGGATCGAAAAGCTGGATTACAAACGGCACTTGTGCCGACGTAATCATCGTGTACGCCAAGGATACGACATTACGGGAAGGCCAGGGCGGCACAAGCACAGGCAGTGGTGAGCGAGCAATATTTCCGGTCTCATAGGTTGGTATCTACTCATGATAGAGCATATGCTGTCTTTAAGGAGGTCTTCCTGTTACCCGGGGAACGGAGTGCTTCTGATTTTCTGTGTCACAATGGTTTGACAGGTCCAGCGAGAAAAGTTACCGCTTTCATTCTTGAAAAGGGAATGAGCGGGCTCACGAGAGGGAAAAAGCTCGACAAGCTCGGTAGGGCACACACCACAGCCACACACTAGGAGCTCGCAGGTCGGTGGCGCCCTCGTGGGTGCTGTGACTGAGTCCAGATTCGGCATTTCCCTTcgctgtatatatatttgtgcaAGCAGGTCTGGATATCACCCTTGTGCGAGAGTGGATCTCAAACGAGGAACAGCCTATACAACGGACTACTGACAGTCTCGCTTATGCAAATATGTGTTGTCCGGTGTGCCCATAATGGCATATGCAAACATGTATGCTTTCTCGGCGGCAGGGTGTGCGCAGTCTCAGAATGATTCCTGCATTTATGTGTGGTCGTATGCATGCATTcatcttttttctttttttagAGACGGAGATtcttgctgctgcgcctaCTTTGATTACATAACGCTCGTTTTCTCAGGTATGCGCTGCAGTGAAACATGCGAGCTCTATTTTGATGACGTCCGCGTTCCTCCGGAGAACATCCTCGGTAAGATCTTTCCTCTTGTTGGTACACAGAGGCGATGGACGTCGCAATCGTCTTCCGCCAGATCTGATCTGCAGAGTAATAAAGGGAACTTTGTTCTGTGTTACGTTCCTGTGCGTCGAAAAGTAGCATCTGGATGTACTTCAGAAGCACCCGGTGACGGAAAACGAGCCTCAAACGACATTGTTTTCGCTTTAACGAGTATATCTGCAGCTGTTTCGCAAACCTCACTGATAGCGGGTGTCCCtatacatgcatgtgtgcTCGCGGTATTAACGTGGTCGTCTCGTGTCAGGATCGCCGGGTGATGGAGCGAAAGTTCTGATGTCGGGACTTGATTCAGAGCGTCTAGTCCTCGCTGCAGGGCCCCTCGGGTAAGGTCATGGCACATGCACAGATGTGCGTATTCTCGTCTCCTTTCAGTGCGGTACACCAGGAACATGCAAATAGCTTGTCTTTACCTTTTTTCTTCATCGATTTCTTCATGTATTTACTCGTTCAACTGCATACGCGTGTGCATATGAATAGGCTGGCGTACAATATACGGATAGTAGTCTctggggaggcgggggcCTTTGCCGATGTGTCTGCAAATCTAGGTCACTGTGGACTGACCGGGAATTTCTGACGCCTATTGTGCCTCTGTGGTTTTGGTCGCGACAAAATCAGCAAACGATACTTGTCACTCGTTCTGCTGTCTTTTGCGTTTTGTTGCTCCGCATTCAGAATAATGGCGGCGTGCGTGGATGCAATTTTGCCGTACATCAACAGCCGCCGGCAATTCAATCAGCCTGTGGCGGATTTTCAGGTAAACTGCATCCGACGTGCCACGTATCGTCTGCGTGCTCTCTGACCTCAGCAGATGTCTTCCTTTTCGAAAGCTGGTGCTTGTTTACGTCTGCAGTTCAGTGTCCCCTCGTCATTCTGTGGTGTTGCAGCTGATGCAAGGAAAACTGGCGGATGTCTACTGCACATTCATCTCGCATCGGTGAGCACGCAGGCCAGGCATTTGCCCTATCCATCAGCACCCTTGCCTTGCATTTCCACACCTTTTGAAATGCTAGAGGCAGATGAACTCACCACATACAGAAGGCTGTGCATGCTTGGCGGTCCGTGTACTTCTATGCGGACAACATAATGTATTTCATATGTATGAGGTTGCGCTTCTATCTGTGGTGACTCGTGCATGTTCTGCACATTCAGGTATCGCTCCGCGTTGCGTTAGGATATCCTTGGTGGTGGCTCTGCTGAAATGTGTGCACTGTGGAGCCGTTCCGGATTCCTTCTCCGATATCTTCGGAAACTTTTCTTTTCGATTTTTCTTTAACAGGGCGTTCCTATacagcgtcgcgcgcgcttATTCAAAAGGAGATGCCGGTCGAACTGTATGCGAAGTAGTATCATATGCATGGCAAGATATACGTGCTCGTTAACACATCGGTAACTATTCAGGGTTGAATGCGTGCATGTGCGGCTTCTAGAACTTGATTCTTTACGAAATAGTTCCATGACCGTTCGCTTCCGTACTTGTTGTTATAAATAGATGCCTGCGGATCAACACTATCGGTTTCTGTCGTCGTTGTTCAGTCGTCTATAACCGTCGCTTCGCGCTTGTACACGGGTCTGCCAACAGATACTAACAAGGGCATCTCTAGGCTTCTTTTGGGACACACTCACAACAGCACGCGTGACTGAAGACCCGACAATATATCGTCCTTGGCTTCTTGTAGTAGATGGCCTTCTGTGGACTAAAACGTTTATTCGCTTGctgcatatgcatgcgtaTTCTATGCTTGCGAAGTCTCCCTTCCAGGGTTGCGCCTGGTGCTAGTCTCCCTCTCATTTGGTATATCTCTTCGTTTCTTTGGTGCTATCTTGCCTTGGTCTGACCAGGATTGCGCCGCTGTCATCTTGTcctgcgcggagaaggctACCTTGATGGCCCTTGACGCTATTCAGATGCTCGGCGGTAACGGGTGAGACTGGAAAGGGTGCGCTGAGAAAGCCGACGTCCACCGACAGTCGTCTAGCAACGAAGGGCGAGAAACACGCAGTGTCTTCATCCATCGCTCATTTCCGTGTTAATCATGTAGCGTAGGGATCCACCATGTCAGCTACGCCAGCTTGACACACCGTATTTAATTCTGGATTTCATGTCAATAAATTGCGCGTCCGTACAGAAATACACTTAGGCGCACACCGCTGTGTCGAGTAGAACAGGTGTTAAACGTCTGTCTCTTTCCTGCAGATATACAAATGAATATCCCGTGGCCCGTCTTCTCCGTGACAGCAAACTCTACGAAATTGGAGCAGGTGAGACTGACACACGCGGTAGCAAATCTCAACATCGCTGCGAGGAGTCCTTCCTTTTCACCGCACATCAAGTCTCTACCGCAGAGGACCATTTTTGAGAAGCCTCCGTAATTCTGATGGTGCTCTGACGTTCGGCAGTTCTTAAGCGCATACAGACACCTATGGAGAGGGGGCCCCTCGGCGGACTCGCTTGCGACTATTGTGTCTGTGCATTCTTCCCCTAGTTCCCGACCCCCTCGGCTGGGACTACCAGTGAAGCACGCGCTGTTTTTTGCATCAGTTTCGCTCTTAAAACATATATCCGCTTGCGCCATCAGCGTAACGCAGCCCGCCCACATAATGCTTGTAAGGAAGCGAATATGCGTATTTAGATCGGAAATTGTAGCAGCATTCATATATTTTATGTATTCAAGGACACTCCGCATGCATCTAGCGGGACTCGCACCACGGTACACACGTGTGTGACTAAACCCCTTCCTTTCAAAACTGTCGTGCTTGCAGGCACCTCTGAAATTCGGCGTCTGCTCATCGCGCGAGAACTGAACTCTCGATTCCGGTCCGGGATTCTCGACTGGGACTTTTGAAGGGGAAGTCGCTCAGCCGTCCTTCACCGGAGACAGCTGCTTCCGGAGATCAAGGCGATATCGCTGCCTCCAGCACTCAGGGTTCCGGACAGATATGCACCTAGACATGCACGTCAGCATGTGTGTTCCTGTTCGATTGTCTGTATCCTTGCATGCATGAGCGAGCCACAGGAACTGGTGCGATTACGTCTACCGATTAAGACGGATGATTATATGCACTGTGTGTGCTTTCCTGGGGCCTCGTCTCGTGGATCTCGTTGAgcgtatacatgtatacgtacgtatatatatatatatatatatatatatatatatatatatatatatatatatatatatatatacatatacatatatatatatatatatatatatatacaggtAGTTTTTGTGCGTGTCTTGGCGACACCTTCTGCTACCATTGGGGTCCAGTGCGGCTACGAGCTCGGAGCCCAGACTTCGAATAACAAACAGACCTCCAGAGTGCCCACATGCGTACAGCAGCTTGTTTTCTCTTCAAGATGTGAGGCGGGCAGGATGCGCCGAGCAAGCGCTCCagccagctgcgcgcgactCTCAAGCAGGATTTTGAAGCAAAACGAGACAAGGATAGTCGATCAGTTTCTAGACTCAAGTGACTCCACTTGCACGTATTCGCATAGAGTATTGGATGTATATTTGCTTGCATATTTATGTGTGGACGTGCGTGGGAGGTTCGCATACATAAACATGGGCGCTTGCTTGGTAGGGACAGTTGACAGGGCCATACTGCGATTCAGAATTTCCGCGTACGAGTGTCTCTCCACACGCGGCTCCAGAAATACAGAGATGCTTGAGTACTCATGCACGCGTGCTTGCcaacgcacacacgcagtcGCGTtgacgcgcacgcggagctgcagaTGTAGACTGGGTGCAGAATCACCTCGGGGGCTCTGCTTGAGAGACAGGATGTTGACAGGTCGTGTGTTGCGCATGAGAAATAAAAAAACGGGGCTAAACGCGCGCAAGTCTGCCTCAAGGTgccgcgagcgaagaagcTGAAAATGCCCTTCATCCGTCGCGAGAGTCACCGAACGTCTCGGGGTCGGCGTCCATGTTGTCGCAGGTGCCTCCTTGGCCTTCCTTCCTCACACCCGAGAGAACGTCGTCGATACGCAGAAGCATTGCCGCCTGAGACACGCGAGCCACACGCCTCACCGCTTCTTTCAGAAGACAGGTGAAACCGCCGCGAGGTAGAGCCCGCCTTCCCAAagcacgcgctgcggcagggGCACTACAGAGAATCGTACGCATGCATGTTAGTCTGTAGGTtttatgcatatatatacatatatacaggctatgcatatgtatatgtataggcAGATGTAGATAGATCGATGCACATATGCATGTCCGGACGCTAGCCACGGACGGCGTGACGCGACGCACATCAATATATACAGAATATACGTATACGtagatatagacagataAGGTATAGATAGGCATGTGCGGATGCAGAGATCGCTTGCTTAGCTGTGTGCAGGAACCGGAGCgaagcgtctgcgcagcccgACTTACGGCCTCGATGGCAGTCTTCACGATCTGCTGCTTCACTGCCAAGCTGTCCCAAACCTGCTCCTTGGCCATGTCAACGATTGCGCCagtctcgccgtcgacgcccCAGTGGACGCTGTCGGCCGCGCACGTCGCGTGCTTGGCGCGCAGCTCCGTCATGACTTTGACTGAAAACAAACAAAACAATGCAGCTAAAAGCGCAGCTCATTCTCCTGCTTCAAGGCTCTTCTTGTCTCGGCCcaacccccccctccgccccccgctCCGACAGctagccgcgaggcgcctcggcCGACTCgaacgcgcatgcagccaaCTGGTCTATGGCGAAAAACccaggcggcctgcgcgacaGCGTCGCCCTTGCGCGGTGTGAGCGCATGCATGACGAGACAGGGGCACTCACCGGATGCCAAGCGCGTGAATTGTCGGGTCGCATGCATGTGACTGAAGACGGCACAGACCTAACGCTGCCTGCACCCAcctatacctatatatatatatatatatgtttgtatatatacacgtaaTAGATTCCTGCAGTTTTCTTGGGGAGCTTTCGCGGCTGACGTACCAACATTCGTGCCGCAGTTCTGCGCGAGAGTCCGCGGGATGACTTCCAGCGCGGTCGCGACGGCCTTGTACGGGTACTGTCGCACGGACTCGACATCTGGGTAAAAGGAGACAAACACACACAGCTGTGAATCTTTGCGTGAAgcgtgcgcgcgcagacCTGTAATCCGCCCTGAACTGCGCGTATGCTCGTCGCGGCAGACAAGAGACTGCGCACTCCACCAAGCGGTTCAGGCCGGATTCGGGCTGCAAGATGCTGCATCGTAGGTGCACATCTCGCTCTCCTTCAACGGCGCACGCAAGGGTCTCATGCTTACTCTTCGCGTTGGCGAGCAggcgggcggagacggccATCTCCACAGCGCCGCCACCAGGCAGCAGCTTGCCCTCCAGCATGATGTTCCTGGCGACGTTCATTGCGTCTTGCAAATTTCTGCAGCAGAAACAACCGCGAGGTGCACACCAACGCGACCCCTATCACGCGTGCGATGGCCTCTCGCACACACGTATCGCACCTCATCTCTGCACCGATGCCCCCCGAAAAACGTCTGtgcgtatgcatgtataAGACACGCACAAGACGCGGACACGGATATCTGCCGGTGCCTGACTACAGAGAGGAGCTTGCAGCAGAGTGCGGCAAACGCCTCGAGAAGAAAATGGAGCTCGTCTGCCCGTtggccgcgcggctctgctcGTTTCTCGCGCGCACCTCTCGACTTCGTTGAGGACGTCcttgctgcctccgcggagcAAAATCGTGCAAGctcccttctcctcgcaCTTCGTCAGGAACATGAAGTACTCATCGCCTGACGCGCACACACTCACACAGTCTACttatgcaaatatatatgcgtgtatgtatgcaCGTATGCGTGTAAACGTGTAGGCGCGTCCATGAAACCCCGTGCTCGCCAGCTGGTGGGCAGGCACACCTGTATCCCAGTATGTGCATGCATTCCTACACGAGTGAAGCTTTGCGCGTACAGTGCACTCCGCAGACACTGTCTGtgtcgcggcgcacgcgaggcacCCATTTCACGTGCAGTAAAACGGCCAGAATCTTTCCTAGCCTATGTCCAGCGACGTCTGTCcccctgcagcggcggcggccggcaaTTTTTTCTCACCAATCTTTTTGATCTCGAAGAGTCCACACTTGGTGCCGACGTCTTCCTTGGTGATCTCCTCGGTGCGGTTGACAATGGTGGCGCCGGTCACGCGGGCAATGCGATTGTTGTCAGTtttgcgcacgcggcggatGCAGCTGATGCCGGCCTTCACCAGGAAGTGCTGCGCCAAGTCGCTCACGCCTTTCTCGGTGATAACCAAGTTGCAGCCACTCGCGATGATGTCGTCGCACATCGCGCGcacttccttctcttcctgCTCCAGCAGCTTCGCCCACTCGTCCTCCTTCGTGATTTCCACGTACGTCTGCGACTCGCCCTTCTTGTACTCAAGCGGACAGTCCAACAGCAACACctgcgcaaaaaaaaaagaaagcccgcatgcgccgcgcccgtTGCTCACAAGAAAGACGCAGTCAGAGGCCGTCGCGAGTCACTCGCGCAAACAGGCGTCAGACACGCCGCGACACAGCTGCGGAAATCTGTCGACTCCACGcctacatatgcatatatatatatatatatatatatatatatatatatatatatatatatatgtatacacgtATACCGCCGCATGTCTTtctgtgcatgtgcgtgaATCTTGAGATGTGTGTAGACAGATACATCGGATGCTAGATGCCTGTTTGTGAACCAGATGTCTTTTTTTCGCCCGCTGGGGAGTGACGCGTGCCGCGCTTCGCGAACCGCTCAGGCGTTACGCCTGGCTCCATGCCTCTCTCAACAAGCACTCTCATGCGCGTTGTGTCCCTCGGGCGTACGCGAGGCTACATgagacgctgcggccgcgcgtcgcctgcctgggctctctccctctctttgTCGACTTTGGGAGTACACTTCCAACGCACGTACCTTGGGGTTGGCGATGTAGCGTCTCATTTTCGCGTGCGTGACGTCCTTGTTGACCAAGACTCcgtcgaggacgcgcgacTCCTCGAGGTCTCCCCCAGGGATTTTTTCGACTTTCGCGTAGCGCTTGATGTCGATCTCCTTCTTGCCGTTGGGAAGCTTGATCTCGACGCTGCGAACGGCCTGGATAGCCATCTCGCTGATGCGTCCCTCCCAGCGCGAAGAGAACTTGGTGTTCAGGCAGGCGTCCACGACttcgcgcagcttcgcgtTGTCGTTCACGTCGACATCGACGGCGATCTCCCGCATGAACTTGAGTGTGTCGTCCAGGGCCAACATGTAGCCGTGGGAAATGACCGAGGgatgcagctgctgcttctccagcAAGTCGACCGCGCCAGCCAGCACCTCGCCAGCCAACACTACCACACTcgtgctgccgtcgccgactTCCTCGTCTTGCGTCCGCGACAACTCAATCATCGTCTTCGCGGCCGGGTGCAGCACGTCGACCTGCGCGCCGCAAGGCGAAGCCGCACATCCGCACACGGCGAGGCAATCGCGGACGCGTAACACCGGGAAAGGCCACGCGCACACGCAAGGtaagagaaaaaagaggaaaccTGCAGAGGAGCGGGAGCAGCGGtgggcgcagggcgcgccgcgacgcccgcgcgaaggaaggccgcgaaaaAAGCAGTCGTGTAGGGACGCGCGGCAGTGGCTATCCGCCGTGGCACCGTGGACGCGATTCTATTCATGTGTGTatcgtctctgcgtctgctcccCGACCTCACAACTTAGTGAACGCCTCAGACAGAGGTCACGCAGGCAAATAAGTGCGTGatgcgtgtgtctgcgtgtgtgttaGTACACCCAGAAGTAAAACGCGAG is a genomic window of Besnoitia besnoiti strain Bb-Ger1 chromosome IV, whole genome shotgun sequence containing:
- a CDS encoding isovaleryl-CoA dehydrogenase (encoded by transcript BESB_056000), with product MLCVILQLQQYVREFSRKEIAPNAARWDKDNSFPKHLLPLMGSCGLLGPTAPTEHGGLGLDFLSHVIIMEEISRASAGIGLSYGAHSNLCINQISRWGTTDQHQRFLPPLLRGHAVGALAMSEPEAGSDVLGMRSQSRPNEDGSYTVRGSKSWITNGTCADVIIVYAKDTTLREGQGGTSTGSGPARKVTAFILEKGMSGLTRGKKLDKLGMRCSETCELYFDDVRVPPENILGSPGDGAKVLMSGLDSERLVLAAGPLGIMAACVDAILPYINSRRQFNQPVADFQLMQGKLADVYCTFISHRAFLYSVARAYSKGDAGRTDCAAVILSCAEKATLMALDAIQMLGGNGYTNEYPVARLLRDSKLYEIGAGTSEIRRLLIARELNSRFRSGILDWDF
- a CDS encoding CCT chaperonin gamma subunit (encoded by transcript BESB_056010) — its product is MIRPQGPVLVLKQNTKREQGRKAQLANIQASKAIADIVRTTLGPSSMLKMLLDPLGGIVLTNDGNAILREVDVLHPAAKTMIELSRTQDEEVGDGSTSVVVLAGEVLAGAVDLLEKQQLHPSVISHGYMLALDDTLKFMREIAVDVDVNDNAKLREVVDACLNTKFSSRWEGRISEMAIQAVRSVEIKLPNGKKEIDIKRYAKVEKIPGGDLEESRVLDGVLVNKDVTHAKMRRYIANPKVLLLDCPLEYKKGESQTYVEITKEDEWAKLLEQEEKEVRAMCDDIIASGCNLVITEKGVSDLAQHFLVKAGISCIRRVRKTDNNRIARVTGATIVNRTEEITKEDVGTKCGLFEIKKIGDEYFMFLTKCEEKGACTILLRGGSKDVLNEVERNLQDAMNVARNIMLEGKLLPGGGAVEMAVSARLLANAKNVESVRQYPYKAVATALEVIPRTLAQNCGTNVVKVMTELRAKHATCAADSVHWGVDGETGAIVDMAKEQVWDSLAVKQQIVKTAIEAAAMLLRIDDVLSGVRKEGQGGTCDNMDADPETFGDSRDG